In one window of Synchiropus splendidus isolate RoL2022-P1 chromosome 15, RoL_Sspl_1.0, whole genome shotgun sequence DNA:
- the pbxip1b gene encoding pre-B-cell leukemia homeobox interacting protein 1b isoform X4 has product MSGVGSPNTWTIVSPEETETLRPLAEETEQHEHEKHSTDVQDFKTHPADASPVLEPEHQEAVKDEFTSANEAVSEVTISSSGSHDTHCQSEGAVGDSSLNTDSFSDSWSHMTLTPDEASGSFVTPETLVGSESTQEDDNTPHPENEEEVPSGEEGTHLSSLTEPAACAEESHATAEPELRRRRSLLATLERIGRTEEEEEVEEDFQLPRREEEESWFTLNKCLLGAVLLVGLGTIFFSESDYVSGELKDAEVRGKQQEWTDPVAPPPNLDASELQDKIAGEDERISLLQAEHTAQNQELKVSPALAAERAAEQLHREEDSSGLRKTMETLTLLQKENERMRRELESVPGLQEEVNTLKSAVTELKRPTASQPASTLTTSPSGGHTENGVSEEFPAEKVKARKKEKHDKGDKKQWKERERTDREEERDWKNEKVNKGKENKHKSHKEWKQKERRGDDGKPWKDRENEEWGEKKERKDKQWRQHEKPDGGSYSKRKDNGENSRERNDYRVKKDWHNEEKMDHGEEWKDKRERKDWRRGEERHLKNDHDRKQWKEGREEGGERYGKGKDERKLWQDGERYGKKKDERKHWDEGERFGERRDEGERYGKGKDERKQWDEGERYGKGRDERKQWVEGERFGKGRDEKKKRDTKEHDREERKQWKEDGWRSRKGEREKDTGKKNERKEWEGVKEARRGNEGKRWRDKGMKRDEDHDPAMEERNEKWQRKEESWSKERKKHDGEWRRDGPSQKHAKEEHLWADRKPVHSHRRLTLDQPEYWSHQRGRLQGNPKPRDLCSSLEACAQAEGLLPVPLSEFQTVLQTYLSKAEQFGVESAKRDELFKLAAEFFKDGLFVHDQMRFQDFADDVSDILEDLVEGDEEDDSALEDEMEDFGKEVVRRFLVPEQRVKGERKKESSWPRG; this is encoded by the exons ATGTCTGGAGTTGGTAGCCCAAACACCTGGACTATCGTCAGTCCTGAG GAGACTGAAACTCTTAGGCCCCTGGCGGAAGAGACGGAACAGCATGAGCATGAGAAACATTCCACTGATGTTCAAG ATTTTAAGACTCATCCTGCAGATGCCTCCCCAGTGTTGGAACCTGAG CATCAGGAAGCAGTCAAAGATGAGTTTACGTCTGCGAACGAAGCAGTTTCAGAAGTCACCATCAGCTCCTCAGGAAGCCACGATACCCACTGCCAGTCAGAAGGTGCAGTCGGAGATTCCAGCCTCAACACAGATTCCTTCTCTGACTCCTGGAGCCACATGACCCTGACTCCTGACGAGGCCTCAGGCTCCTTCGTGACCCCGGAGACTTTAGTAGGGAGTGAGTCCACACAAGAGGATGACAACACGCCACACCCAGAGAACGAAGAGGAGGTTCCATCGGGAGAAGAGGGTACTCACCTGTCAAGCCTCACTGAACCTGCAG CCTGTGCTGAAGAGTCACATGCAACGGCAGAACCTGAATTAAGGAGGAGAAGGTCCCTCCTGGCAACTTTGGAGAGGATTGGGAGaacggaggaggaagaggaagtcgaGGAAGATTTCCAGCTGCCacgcagagaagaagaagagagctgGTTCACCCTGAACAAGTGCCTCCTTGGCGCTGTCCTTCTGGTGGGCCTTGGCACCATCTTCTTCTCAG AGAGTGACTACGTGAGCGGTGAGCTGAAGGATGCTGAAGTCAGAGGAAAGCAG CAGGAATGGACTGATCCAGTTGCTCCTCCGCCAAATTTAGATGCTTCGGAGCTTCAAGACAAAATAGCTGGAGAGGACGAGCGGATTTCTTTGTTACAAGCAGAACACACG GCACAGAACCAAGAGCTGAAGGTTTCTCCAGCACTGGCTGCAGAGAGAGCGGCAGAGCAGCTGCACAGGGAGGAGGACAGCAGTGGATTGAGGAAAACCATGGAGACCCTGACTTTGCTTCAGAAGGAGAAtgagaggatgaggagagaGCTGGAGTCTGTGCCAGGCCTACAGGAGGAGGTTAACACTCTGAAATCTGCTGTGACTGAATTAAAACGTCCGACAG CGTCGCAGCCGGCCTCAACTTTGACCAcatcgccatctggtggccataCAGAAAACGGTGTGTCAGAGGAGTTCCCAGCCGAGAAAGTGAAAGCtaggaagaaagaaaagcatGACAAGGGGGACAAGAAGCAGTGGAAAGAGCGTGAAAGGACCGATCGTGAAGAAGAAAGGGACTGGAAAAATGAGAAGGTTAACAAAGGGaaggaaaataaacacaagaGTCATAAAgagtggaagcagaaggagaGAAGAGGGGATGATGGGAAGCCATGGAAGGATAGAGAGAATGAGGAGTGGGGCGAAAagaaggagagaaaagacaaacaGTGGAGACAGCATGAGAAACCTGATGGTGGCTCATATTCTAAGAGGAAAGATAATGGTGAGAACAGCAGAGAAAGAAATGATTACAGAGTGAAGAAAGACTGGCACAATGAAGAGAAAATGGATCATGGTGAAGAATGGAAAGACAAAAGAGAGCGGAAAGactggaggagaggtgaggagaggcaTCTAAAGAATGATCATGATAGAAAGCAGTGGAAAGAAGGGAGGGAAGAGGGTGGCGAACGATATGGAAAAGGGAAGGATGAGAGGAAACTGTGGCAGGATGGAGAGAGGTATGGTAAAAAGAAGGATGAGAGAAAACATTGGGATGAAGGGGAGAGGTTTGGCGAAAGGAGGGATGAGGGGGAGAGGTATGGTAAAGGGAAGGATGAGAGGAAACAGTGGGATGAGGGGGAGAGATATGGTAAAGGAAGGGATGAGAGGAAACAGTGGGTTGAAGGGGAGAGGTTTGGTAAAGGAAgggatgagaagaaaaagagggatACAAAGGAACATGATAGAGAAGAGAGGAAACAATGGaaggaggatggatggaggagcAGGAAGGGTGAAAGGGAAAAAGACACGGGgaagaagaatgaaagaaaagagtGGGAGGGTGTTAAAGAGGCACGGAGAGGAAATGAGGGGAAACGCTGGCGTGACAAAGGAATGAAACGTGATGAAGATCATGACCCAGCAATGGAGGAAAGGAATGAGAAGTGGCAGAGGAAAGAAGAGTCATGGAGCAAGGAGAGAAAGAAACACGATGGTGAGTGGAGACGGGACGGACCATCCCAGAAACATGCTAAGGAGGAGCATCTGTGGGCTGACAGGAAGCCCGTCCACTCCCACCGCCGACTCACCCTGGACCAGCCGGAGTACTGGAGCCACCAGCGCGGCCGCCTCCAGGGGAACCCCAAACCCAGAGACCTCTGCAGCTCTCTGGAGGCCTGCGCTCAAGCTGAGGGCCTGCTGCCCGTCCCTTTGTCTGAATTCCAGACCGTCCTGCAAACGTACCTCAGCAAGGCGGAGCAGTTCGGAGTGGAGTCCGCCAAAAGAGATGAGCTCTTCAAACTGGCCGCCGAGTTCTTCAAGGACGGCCTCTTCGTGCATGACCAGATGAGATTCCAGGATTTCGCTGACGACGTGAGCGATATTTTAGAAGACCTGGTggagggagatgaggaggacGACAGTGCCCTGGAGGACGAGATGGAGGACTTCGGGAAGGAAGTGGTGAGGAGGTTTCTAGTGCCCGAGCAGAGAGTGaaaggagagaggaagaaggagagcaGCTGGCCGCGAGGCTGA